CTCTTCCTCTGCGTCGCCCACTCTCCCAACAATCTGGCTTCTGGAACGGTGAGTTCTCCTTCCTGTCAATTTTGTTAGTAGTTCTCCAGTAGCAGCACATACGATGGCCTTCTTCTTGTCAATTTcttgttctcctccatctttatTTTGTGCACACAGATTCATCTGCCTGCAACATGTAGTCCGTTGCCTTGTCAATTTATTGTTTTTCTCCTACTTCTTTAGTTTGTACACACAGTTTCATCTGCATGGGCGATGAACAATTTGTAGATACATGTTTATTCTTGATTGTTGATGCAGTTGTTAAGATAAATATTTCAAGAGCGTAAATTTTGATTGTTAATTcgcatatactccctctgcaaggAAATATAACAACTTTTGGTTCACTGCTTTAGtgatttctttacagagggagtacttgtcTAGTTTAAATTGTTCATGCACTTGTTTACATAAACTTTCAATAGCGCCAGAATTCCTATACTATCTGCCGTCATATTCATCTCGGCTTATTGTTATCATGTTATTGTCATGCTTCATGTCTTATACTAGTTTCATCAATTACAGTCCTTCGGCATGGCGTTCGAGGATGATTATGTTGCTAGGGCAGATGGAAATACCGAAATTTGTGTGGAGTACGCGAACAAGGCTAGCTGTGTTGAGTACTGCATTGGCAGATTCAAATACTGGTTGCGGAACGACGACCAGAAGATAGTTGCACTGGATGTGGAGTACACCTGGCCTCGTGGTCCGACACAGATGGCGGCCGTGGTCCAGTTATGCGTTGACATCTACGTCCTCGTGTACCACATAAGTGTTGCTGATGAGCACTGCGGCCTGCTTGCCGCCTTCCTACTCGACGAGGAGTACACCTTTGTTGGGGTGGACATCAACAATGACGAGAAAAAACTCAAGCATGTTGGTCTGGTGGTACAAAACTTTGTGGATATCCAGAATATGTGGAGAGTGCCTGATCCAGTGACGATTAAGCCAAAGTATGGCTTGGCTGACTACACTGGTTCCATCATCCAGCACAACTACAACAAGATGAAGGACGCTCTCACAGAAGATGACCACCATATATGGGCAGAAGCGCCCTTGCCCTTGAAGAACATCTATTATGCTTCCATGGAAGCGTATGCCACCTACGACGTATACAGGCGGTTGGTGAACTTCCAGAAGGGGTTAGAGAGTCAGTGCCAGCATCTCGCCAAACCATCTAGGCGGTCAAAGAAGTCCAGAAGGAagaaagaatcaacctaaaatgtTTCTTCTATTTATCTAGCTGATAGTCTGTAAACTTTATTATACTGCTAGTAAGTCGTAAGTTCAAATTTCCTGCAAGTTGAATCATCCTTTATTCTAGCTGTCTTGCCTAATTTGATCCACGTTCACGAGATATTATACTTAAGACATTTATTTTGTTTCGGTTTCGCTAGCTATGATACAGAATGTGATAGCCATTTTTACAAAAGATTatttcagatttataatgaaTACTGTTCTCAACTGGGTTTGAATAGAgaaattttattttttaattgcATAGAGAAAGTTCATTTTTTTAATCAAAAGAAGGGTCGCCCCCTCTGATTTTCCATTAACAGAAACTACATGGTCTTTCAAGCCCCTGATACAAACTACAGCTAGAAACTAAAGTAATCAACTAGCAGCACAAATCATACATGGTAGCAAGCCCAGCCAGACTTAACATGAAGGTCCAAAAAATAAAACTACGACAGAGATGCGCAGGCGACACCGCAGTACCCTCTGACTCCACACTTGCGATGAACTGTACAATTCACCTGCTACATGCTCTAGCCTGCGCATATAGACCATCATCACCTCTTTGCTCCCAACTTCAGCACCTCTTTGTTTACCACCTTCATCTGCAATATAGACCATCCCATGATCCACAAGCAAATTAGCTAAACAAGAATCATAAGATCACTATACCATTTATTGTGTAATCTCACATTATTCCTGCATTGCCAAAGAGTCAAGAACACAACTGATGCCCTTCCCGCATCTCCTACGCAAACACTCATAGGTAGTTCTACCATCTTAACTCCATGATTTAAAATATTAATAAAACCCCCTTAACGATTCCATTTGCATTACCATCGTTCATGATTATAGCCAGGGAAACAGCAGCCAATAAAGCAACCACCTGTGAAAGACCTATTTTGAGTCCTGAATAGGGCCGAATCCTAGCATTTACTCTAACAGCAACATGTCCTCCTCTCATAGTCATCATCACCCAAGACATAATGAAGACGTAACCCCATAGATGCATAACTGCTATCAAAATAGTTTTCGCACTATTGTAAAGGACACTCTTGCGTTGTCGTGCTACATTTGTGGCTCCTCGGTCAGCATGTTCATAACCACCTCGATCTGAAGATCTTCACGGGTGGTAGTCTTGAAACCGAAAAGAACGGTTTTATGAACCTTAAGCTCTTCACTGTCAACAAAATCACTCCATCCCTTGTCGAAGATGATGCGGCCATCATCACACTTGTGGTACTTGACCGGCATGAAACTGTCCTTGCATAGCCGAATACCAGCAAGCCCATCTCCCGGTATCTCCCCATCTCCTGGGGTCTTCAGGGCGTCGGCAACTTTCACCGGTAATCTCTGTATGCACCGTCATAGGAAGAAAAATTATCAAATATGTGAAGGAGCAGTAAACAAAAGGATCTTCAGCTACATCTACATATATTACATAAGGATCTTCAGTTATGGGAAACAAAAGGATATGCAAAAACACACATCAGTGTATTCACTGGTTTTAGCTACAATAGCATATCATTAAACTTTCTCTCcatgaaaaaacaaagaaaattgCATACAAAATAGAAAATACTAGTACACCAAAAAGATACCATCGTCTTTCCTGCTATGTTCGACTTGGTGAAGCGGTGGACAAAAAATGCACCTATATAACCTTTCTTCATCGTCAAAAGGTCATGTAGGTTACGCTCCTCTTGCTTCGTAAGATTAATTCCCTTCGTTATGACAGCTAATTCTAGAGGATCTTTACGCTCTTCGTTTTGGTCGCATGTCCTTGGCAGGTTGCAGCAGTACACCATAGGAATGTCTTCAGTCAAATCGAAGGAGACAAGGTCACCTTCTCGCAGGTCGAAGTCTTCAACAAACCTGCACCAGTTTTCACCACAGATGATCGCCCTTCAATTCCCTTTGTACACGCCAAAATCATACATGTGGCTCCCTCTCGCTTGAAAAAGCTACAACTGTTTGGGATGGCGCTGAACTGGTGCCTTGCATAGCATGGCACGATCTGTAGATGTAGAATTTAATTGCTATTTATTTCCTACATATTGTTAATCTTCAAAGTAGAGGGGAACAAACACAATACATGTAAAAATTGACATGATTATTTATACCAGAGCTGAAGTGTCCCCATCTAGCCTGATGGTAAATGTCAACCCATCAGCATTGTGCCTGTTGCAGTCCTGTCGACAGGTTATGCACACCACCTgtgtaaacaaaataaaatgaagaAAAGCAAAGGATGAGAATTTAAGAAAAGGGCTTATGCATGTAAACACACTAGGCAACAATCATATAGTATAATCAACGAAGGTACTGCATCAGTAATCAACAGTCATACACTTGAACTGAGCGGGTGGCTCGCCCTCCACTCCTCATAACCCCGCAACGCAGCGCGTGCCCGCCGCACAACAGCTTGTTCAAACATGTCCTTCTCTTCATCCTTGACTGGCAGCATGGGCTCACCCCGAGCGTCAACGCGCGGCATTGGCCCCTCCTCCTCTGCAGCACAACTGAGGTAGTGTCTGAGACTAAGCAGTAATCTCTGAGAAAAGTCCTATGAAAACATAAATCCTACTAATGTTGTTACTCGGCCCACCCAAATGTACACACGCACACCTTCAACATACAGCCCATCTACATACATCCGCATCCAACAATATGTTCcttgaaaaagaaaagaaaatctgTTCTGGACGGACGAAGGATTGTCAGGGTAACCAACTCAATTAGCCACTTGTCTGTCATGTTGGAGAAAATGAACTTACTTCACTTTTTCCTGGTACTACATAACCACACAAAATAAAGACTAAAATAATTCCTAAAAACTCTAATATATTGTACGCCCTCACATTTATAATCTTTAAAATATGAACTAATTTGGGCAACAGAATTAAGAGTTTATTGTTATTTCCCTACAAAGATACAAATATTTGGATCAAAATTTCATATTCTGCAAAAAAAACACTGCAGCAAATATTATTCTGAGAAATGTTTAGTTGACTTGCAATCTAGGACTACAAGTTAATGGCTGCCTTACTAAACCCAACCTAATTTCGGCCTAAAAAGGAATTTAATCCACTAGCCCAGCTTATAAGTTTTGAGCCCACCCTCTGGTTTCTTCCTGGATTCGCCACTGCACAAGGCCAATATTTTTTAAAGTTTTTAAAGGACTGTTTGCTGAAATTTGCTGCTATTGTGTTACGCATATGCACTTGTTCATTGTTATGAAAACCCTGGAATAccgaaaccctagaaaaaaaatacCCAGCTAGCCACCGATGTAGAAAACTTCCTTCAATCTCTGCATCGCCTTCCACCTAACCTCCAATTTAAAAATCCTAACTATCTAATCTCTGACTTTGAAAACCATATCCAACTCCCGAAACGGCAACACAACAAGGAACAAAGAAGTCGAAGATTACAAGTTAGGGTTTCTCACTTCACTTAGTCGCCGGTAGTCGCTAGGTGCTTGCTGGCGGCCTCCCAATCTCACTCCGCGCTCTTCTGCTCCAACCGTCGAGAGCGGCCAGGCGAGTAGGCAGCGGGGTCGCGGCGGGGTGGTTTGTGGGGAGGGTGGGGGTGAGGGGGGCGGGGTTGTGTGGGCGATGGGGGTGATGACACGGACAATAACGGCTCGTGGGTCCAGTTCGTAAAGAAACAACCAAACAGGCCCACAGGCCGCTTACCAGTCACAAAGTAAAACCCTATGTTACTAATAAAAAAACACAAAGCAAAATCCTTTTGtctaaaaaataaaaacaaaggaaaaTCGTAAAAAGAGGGAAATCCTTTTTGGGTGAGTTCAACGTGAACGTGATGGTGAGAGGCTCAAGGAGAAGTTTTGTGCGTTTACAACACCTTTGTTTTAGAGAAAAAAATGCACCTTACAATGTGAAATTATAAAATCATTATTAAGAAGTGCTGAAAATTccttatatataaaaaattgtttcTTTCCAGAAAAAACAAACTTCAATATTGGGGGTAGGTAATTTCGTCGCCTTTCTCGCCCCTCCCCCCTCGCATATTCGGGCCATTTACCGCATTTCTATGGTTGTAAACTCGAAAGTTCAAGATCTTATGCGGCCACCATGAAATCATAGCAGTGAATGGGATGAGTGCCCCATGTTAAGCTCTTTGGTCCATATATGTGCCATATGCTACCAATGGGAGGCGTGGCCTCGAAGCCGTTCTCTACGGCTATGATGCCCGTCTGCTGTCGTTATAATCAATGCAAATTCGTGAGGGGCTAAAAATTCACCGGACCTGGTGTGGTGTCATCGTACAATCCCTAGAGGGTGTGGTAAAACATCGAGAGCAGCATGCATTGGCCCTCATGTAGGTTGTGTGCAAACGGGACCATATCGCATGTCGGATCAAGCCATCAAGAGAGAATGCGTCCGGCCTGTGAAAGGAGTGCGGGGCCCATTCCTTCATTTTCCTCAAATCTCAATGCCACGTGATGTTAGACCTAGTAACCAAGGCATGTCTCGTGCATCGCACTCAACTGGACCCAcaacatgcatgcacacatgTCCACGTATGAGTCTAAACGGCGGGGATGCATGGTTCGGGGACTGGCGTAAGTGGTGTGAGTCTAGTTTGGATCTAGCTACCAAGAGGTAACGCATGAGTCTAAACGTCTACCAAGAGGATGCATGTCCACGTATGATTCTAAACGTCTACATGATGCTCCACACGTGGGTCTAGACGGCGGGTCTGCATGTGCTTTGGATATAGCTACCAAGAGGAAACGCGTCCGGTTTGTGTCTAGGCGGTGCTTCATGGGGCCTGGCGTGGTCTCGTCGTATGACCCATGAAGGGTGTGGTCAAACACAGAGAGCGGCACGCATAAGCCCTAACGCGGGCTATGTGGAAGGCATGCCATATCGCATGCTGGATCTAGCCAATGGAGGGAACGAGTTCGGCATGCAGACGGAGTGCGGGGCCCGTTCCTTCATTTTCCTCAAAATTCGTTGCCGCTTCATGTGGGCCCTATCCAAAAAGGCCCGTCCAGTGCATCACACATAGCTGGATTCACACCATGCATGCACACTTGGCCACCTAGACACCCACCGTAAACCTTTAGCCAAGTTGACCCACACCATCCATCCACCCTTGACCCCACCTCGGTTCGTTGGATCTCCGACGAGTCCCTTCCCTCGGTATGCCAAGCATGTTAAAACAACACACGGCTACACGTCTTGCACACCAAGATTGGCGCATCATGCACTAGTGCCAACAAACATGTCCAGCTGAGCATCTTTGCCCATTATCTGGATCGAGGCGGCTAGCGGTGCATGCTATGGGTAGACATGAATCGCATCACATTGGATCAAGATTCCCCTCTCTTGTACCGGACGTCGGAGCAGCACACATGCATGGTAGAAGAATCTGCGTGGTTGATGTAGGAGCTTGGATGAGACGCCATGGGATAGGTGCATGCTGAAATTCAAGATTTAGGAATTGATAACAAAATGAAAACGACAATtcaattgtttgtgcaggtgtaCAACATGTATTTAGGAAAGTGTGGAATATGACACGTTCACATGCATTTTGGCAACAAGTGCACTTTTGGAGGGGGAAAACAGGTAGCCCCTGTGCCTCCCACGATTTTTGTTCCATGTATTTCGCCacaaatattggaggaaaaaagaaaaatgtATTTTCCCCTCAAAAAACGACTTCGGGAGAAAATCTGAAGTAACCATATTTAGCTACTCCGTGGAGGTTGTCCCCCGTGGGGAGATTCGATCTACCTCTCCCTGATTTTAGGGTGAGATCAACGTGAACGTGGTGGTGAGAGGCTGAAGAAGGAGTTTTGTGCGTTTACAACAACCTTTGTTTTAGAACTGTATAATAATAAATGAAAGAGAATATgtaaaaacaaaaaagaaaaaggatATGCATACATGATGGGCCAGCCCAACCATCTACAGGGACGCTTGGTCTAGCACGCGGGTGAGGTTCGCCTAGGACAGCCCAACAAAATTTGGCCCAACGCTGAGACGCACCGGGCGCAACTGAcgggtggtgggagtttagtcccacctcgccaagcgagacGCGCACGCACCTACTTATATACGTGGCTGAGAGACCAATTGCATGAGCCTCTCTCACTGAAACAGCACGTTCCCTATCCACTTCTATGCATGTCCTGTGGGGCCTACTAGCAGGAGAAATCAACATCCCACGAGCATGCATCCGGGCCcatatggttgggtttctagtcgcaTGCAGGCCGTGGGGTTTGATATCTCATGTTAGTTGGTGGGCTTTTTCTtttccaaatcacccaatttttTTACACAGTCACATCCATGTAATAAACATGATTATCAAAGAAAATTCACCAATAATGAAGTTTACACTGTCCCCTTACGGTAAAGTCAGAGGTATGTACCTGAGTTTCACTGAGCCACTATAAATTAtataaaattctaaaaaaaattggaaaacttTCAAATTCTATGTATGTTTATGAAAAGATTATGTGTACAAAATTTCAGGTGATTTGGATGTGGTCGAAAAAACCACCTTGTTAGAAAAACTCGCTTAAGTGAGACCAAACGGTCCGTCTGTAATGAAGTGATTTTTTTGACCATCTCCAAAATAACCCCAAATTTGTTTAACACGATGCCATAAATGTAACAAACAGGATATCCAAAAATAAAACTCAAAATTTTTAGGTTTACACTGTCCCCTTATGAAAAATTTCGTGGTAAGGCAAGTGAGGTAGCTCATGACCATAGCCATGGCATACATTGTTCAAATGGCCTCAAACCGTTCCCCTTTACCCAAGTTGACCCACACCATCCATCCACCCTTGACCCCACCTCCGTTCGTTAGTTCTCCAACCAGTCCCTCCCTCCGTAAGCCAAGCATGTCAAAGCGACACACGGCTACCCTCTTGCACACCGAGATTGGGCATCATGCACTAGTGCCAGCAAACATGTCCAACTGAGCATCTTTGCCCATCGTGGACACTACCGCATGGTCTAGATCGAGGTGGCTAGCGGTGCATGTTGTCGGCTTGGTTGGCTAAGGGTGCATGATATGGGTCAACATGAAATGTATTGCATCACATCTAGATTCCCCTGTCCGGTACCGGACGCCAGAGGCCCGGAGCAGCACGTGCATGGTACAAGAATCTGCACGGTCGCTGGCGGAGCTTGGATAAAACAAATTTGACCTAACTGACATGGCGTAGGTGCATGCTGAAATTCAATATTTAGGAATTGTTAACAAAATAAAAACGACAATTCAATTGTTTGTACAGGTGACACAATCACATGCAATATGGCAACTAGTGCACTTTTGGAGGGGAAAAACAGGTGCACTCGTTCCACCGTGCCTCCCACGATTTTTCTTCCATGTATTTCGCCacaatattggaggaaaaaaaaAGAATGTGATTTTGCCTCAAAAAACGACTTGGGGGGAAATTCTCAACTAACCATATTTAGCTACTAGGTGGAGGTTGCCCCCCGTGGGGAGATTCGATCTACCTCTCCTTCATTTTAGGGTGAGTTCAACGTGAACGTGATGATGAGAGGCTCAATGTGGAGCTTTGTGCGTTTACAACACATTTCTTTTAGGAAAAAATAAGCACCTTATAATGTGAAATTATAAAATCCTTATTAAAACATGCTAAAAATCCTTATTTTAAAAAACTTGTTTGTCTTGCCAGATAAAACTTATCGGGATCATTTATTGCGTGGCCTTTCTCCCCCCCCTCCCTCCCATATTCGGGACATTTACCGCATTTCTAGGGTTGTAACATCGAAAGTTCAAGATCTACGGCGGCCACATGAAATCATAGCAAGGATTGGGATGAAAGCCCCATGTTAAGCTCTTTGGTCCATATATGCACCATATGCTACCAAAGGGAGGGGTGGCCTCAACGTCGTTCTCTAGGCTATGACGCTCATCGGCTGCCGTTATAATCCATGCAAATTATCGAGGGGCCAAAAATTCACTGGACCTAGCGCAAGTGTAATCATACCACCCCTAGAGGGTGTGGTAAAACATCGAGAGCGGCATGCGTATGCCCTCACGTAGGCTGTGGGCAACTGGGGCCATATCCCATGCTGGATCAAGCCAAAGAGTGGGAATGCGTCCGTCCTGTGAAGGGAGTGCGGGGCCCGTTCCTTCATTTGCCTCAAATCTCGTTGCCGCGTGATGTTAGACCTAGTAACCAAGGACCGTCCTGTGCATCGCACTCAGCTGGAACCAcaacatgcatgcacacatgGCCACATATGAGTCTACACGGCGGGGATGCATGGTTCGGGGGCTGGCACAAGTGTCGCGGGTCATGTGTCTAAGTGCTACTCCACTTGGGTCTAAACAGCGGGGGtgcatgcactagtagaaaaagggtcatctgtcccggttggtaagtgccttttgtcccggttgttgaaccgggactaaagggtcgttcctaatgccctagccctttagtcctggttcttacacgaaccgggacagatgggcctccatgTGGCCGGTGCGgtgagcccaggcaggagggcctttggtcccggttggtggcactaaccgggaccaataggcatccacgcgtcagcatttcaggggctggggtttttgttttttttaaagggggggtgggggttttggggggttaatttaggtgtttcatatattatgttagctagctaattaatagagagaagtgtcctctcttatctccgtgcttggtcgacgctacgtactatatacgtatagagaggactagacacgctagctagtaagcaaatgaaggaaacagaagatcgtcatgaacatatgcatacagagagaagtgatatcgaccacctctccttctccgagggattggtcgaacaacaagttctcgtatatctattcgacactaccggctacatatatacaataattatctcttacaatataatctcctaattatatatgaacacggggtccacatagtattctccgttttcagcgatcacgtggtcaaggaagaatgccgccaattcctcttgaattgctcgcatacgatctggtggtaggagttcatcccgcatccgaaagatctaatttgaagaagggggttaatacatatatatatatatgaataaatgaaactcaacacaaatgatggtaataaaataaaattgtgaatattattgcttacgcacatcatattgttcgtcagagtagccctgctcacaggtcgtgtggcggatggactcgcaaacgtagtatccacagaaatcattcccttgttcctgccacaaccactttacaagaaatagaggtcaatcaaactgataagcaagcatgctaaatggtattgatgaaactagtgcttgaatcactaggagatgcgcggaacatgctactatagtacttactttcgggtgtctaaattgcaccttcttcggcagtcccggagcttttttggtgaattttctccaaaccctgccacacaaagaaaacaattacttgatatcagaaaatgaacaaagttgctgatatggtggataatgattgatttaacttacttctcgagcatttgagtcatgtccgcatagtcctcgggatcttttcgtctcgagtctaagacggttactagtccctgctcaagcttaatctctaggagaatatagtggaagctgcacatgcatgcataagtcatcaattacattactataacctggactaataagggaaaccgaatatgcacaagacagtaacactcacttgaagttgtaaggaaagagtattatatcttttttttcattaatTACCAACggtcgtagcaagttggcctcggtattttcggtatgatatttaacctcagttgcatctatgagatttgtgttaatgaacccaatatcaccgatttgtcttttcttcaattcggcgatcttcaatctgcataatatagtgaggataactataaatacatgcaatgaaagagctgacctatatagagggaattaatgacagaagtagtactacttacagacagtagcaactgactgttgatttatcgagggccttttgattgaaaaactggaagaactcctcaaatggaacattcaacagttcaattccaacgaggtcatgctcctctttaactctcagcgtcaaagtattcctccccccagactctctgcaggttttcatgtaccaatcatggaatctttgcatcatcgttgttagagatctttcatctttgacgagaggcttcccgtactcgtatctgtgttcctccacctccaagaaatcataatgtacatcgtcgggcaggtaatctccaagattgctatagccgggcaccatcctcggatcattagcgacgatgtcgctagacaccttgagcggggggcacgattggttcgcttgttcgccgagctgggcaatttttttcccagctcgtcattctttgaacctttgatcactgatagtacttcccgaccgttccgcttcgacaaatgtctttgcaataatgcgctcatagttgcctttcggcggagactttggtggttttgtcagggcagccagagtgcgcttcgctttcaccggatctaccttctactccggaggtggatgtttctttgctttcaccccttgaaagaagttcgtcacttcagCTCGCACAATCTTCGCATTCTCCTCCggggtcctctcgtatggtaacttctctggagtcttcagagaaggaccgaatctgtattacctcccgcctctggttgtactgctagacgccggcagagcagacggagcggctgcggctgtcttctttccttgcttacgaggcggaggagaaggactatgacgcgccggagcagccggagcggcggcgggtctcttccgcccttgctgacgaggtggagaaggagggggctggctgctcgggcgcgcgagcgcaggcggagaaggaggcggagtgccggcacgcgccggagaaggaggctgagtgccctgatcactcgctggaggaggaggaggaagaggaggcggagtgcccttactcgccggaggaggaggaggaggcggaggcgtccagttcggaaggttgatgagctccttcagccataggcatggagtcttcagaggaGAACCCAGCcaagtctccccttcaccggtagggtggtcaagctggaggtcctcaaatccctccgttatttcgtccaccgtcaccctagcatatccttctcgAATCGtacgacagtgaaaagttgcgccgggttcaggaggtcgaacagagccgacagccgccttgactttgaagttctgccattgcgtcataaggtggcaatgtcgagatccgtgatagcatccacggggtagctagcaggagccgtcaagacatgctccggctgaagcagctcggtggaagccacgctgcttctccgctgagatggcggggtagcttcgggggtagtttcggcaggtcgcttgctgcgagctacgtctcgttcctctagcgcttgaaccctttcgtgcagcttctgaatttgggtctgctccacttttttcctcgtctcctggcatttgtaaccgcctgcgtctggaaaaccagccttccacggaacggagcctggcatgcctcgtgtccatccagggtgctcaggatttccgagggccattgtgagctcgtcgttctctctatctggaacgaacgtcccttgctgcgctgcatcgatatagtgttgaagcctcttgactggtattctcagttgctcgtccgtccaaacgcacttccctgatacagggtccaaggttccgccagccccaaaaaaccaagtccggcaacggtctggccagttcattgtctctggttcgatccctttatcaagcagatcattctcagccttggcccacttaggccgggctttgaggtagccacctgaccccatgcgatggtgaagcttcttcttcgcagcatttttcttgtttgtccctgacatcttcttactcttttccgatgtcttgtgggccgcaaatgcgggccagtgatctctgatcttctcatatttgccgatgaattctggtgtctcttctttgtcgacaaacgttttcaactcattcttccacctcctgaataggtctgccatcttcttaagagcatgagacttgattaattgctctttaactggcttcttcggatcctcctctggcggtagggtgaaatttgccttcatctcagtccaaagatcatcacctcagggtcttccttcttaggcttataccattggtggatgctgatcgggatcttgtccctaacaagaaccccgcactgagcagcaaatgcttcctttgtccggatgggatcaatcggttggccgtcgcgcgcgattgctgtgatctcaaacctt
This sequence is a window from Aegilops tauschii subsp. strangulata cultivar AL8/78 chromosome 7, Aet v6.0, whole genome shotgun sequence. Protein-coding genes within it:
- the LOC109767377 gene encoding uncharacterized protein, with protein sequence MAFEDDYVARADGNTEICVEYANKASCVEYCIGRFKYWLRNDDQKIVALDVEYTWPRGPTQMAAVVQLCVDIYVLVYHISVADEHCGLLAAFLLDEEYTFVGVDINNDEKKLKHVGLVVQNFVDIQNMWRVPDPVTIKPKYGLADYTGSIIQHNYNKMKDALTEDDHHIWAEAPLPLKNIYYASMEAYATYDVYRRLVNFQKGLESQCQHLAKPSRRSKKSRRKKEST